The nucleotide sequence TCAGCAGGAACTTAAACAACTCATCATTCATTTCTCGATCAATTTTAAACCTTAGAGTCAAAAAGTCCTTCCATGAATCTAGGGAACACCTCTGACTTCACCAACTCTCCCTTTCTTTGGTCGAAGGCTTCAGGTCAAGATCCTTTTTCCTATCTATTGAAGATGCAAAGAGAGATGCTTCTTCCTCTTCAAGTTGGAAGTGCAAGAAGAAATGCGGTAAATAGGAGTTCCATCTACCACGCACTCCAGCTAACTTCAGCATCCATACTCAGCTAGGAGGAAGGTGCCGGGGACACTATGAACACACATGTACTTGGTTGACTTCACGTCCCGTCTCACAACCGGGTAAGATCAAATAAACAAACAGCTTGCTTGCCCAATCCCTATTGAGAGGATTTCTTGAGCTAGAAAAGGAAGTTCAGACTCATCTAAGTTCCCTCTTGGACTGATTCTTCCTTCCTCTAAGTATATCTACTTCCTCCTTTCAGCATCAGAGCAACTCATCGGTGACCATGGCATTCACCCGTTGCAGCAGACACAACATTTTTTAGATGGCTACCAACGAGGGACGGAGTTGGGATCCATCCACAGCAGCAACGAAGTCGCGAGTAACAGCTAGAGATGACAACAGGGAATTCACCGCCGAGGAATACATCCCCAGCCCCGCCCCCTGAGAAAATTTTTCCCCATCCCCGTCCCCGCGAGATACAACGGGGAAACTTGGTTCCCATCCCCGCCCGTGCACGGGGAATTAATTCCCGTGGGGTCTTCATCCCCGCGTAGAACAATATATACATGTTAAATTATCTATAATGTAACACATATATTCAtactttatataaatatatctaCTAATTTATGATAAAAACACGAGATTATCAATTATCAAGTAACATAATTACATAAGATAagtgaaaaaaattaaacttgCGGGTCACCTCAAGGGGTAGGGACGGGGAATAGAGGACCGTCCCCACCGCGGCGAGAACTGACGGGGACATGTCTCCTCCCATTTAGTTTCCCATGGAGAACCAATTCTAACCATCCCCTCCTGCTAATAGGTGAATTCCCCGTGGTGAAACGGGGAACGGGGgcccattgccatctctaggAACAACACCAATGCCGAGATCAGTAGCAATGGCGAGGCGGGGATGGCGCCGAGGCCGTGATCCGCAGCGGAGGTGACGAGGCGAAGGACAACACACGAtctgcagcagcggcagcgatgCGAGGGACGGCATCAACATCTATTGCGGCTGCTGCGAGGCGAGGAATGGCGCCGGCCTCACTTGCGGATGCCTCCGCAGACAACGAGGACACCACTAACGCTGCTGCAATGTGCGACGAGCTGGAGGAGACCAGAACATCGTTTCAAGGGGAATACAATTATGTGGATTGGTGCTTAGTGTGGTGGTGATCGATAATTCCCGAGATGTTGTAAGACGACACATAAAAGAAAACGATGGGGGCAGGTGAGCAGTTGGCGATGGACATGGCGTTTGGTGGTGGTCGACAATCTTTTCCGGTTTCTAAGGGAGGAGAAAGTAGGATAGCATTCCGATGAAGACGTCCTAACTGAGAGTACTATTTTATCGAAACCAATTTCGGTGTTAGTATTTCagccaagttttttttttaaaaaaaaaaagatggcacGTATGCAAAATTTGACGAAACCCAATTTTGGATCCAGTCTCATAGGATGGCATTCTACTGTTCGTGCTGGGTCTCGCCACCTGCCGatctgcctcgccgccgacgagaggagtgagctcgccgccggtgacccAGGCCAAcccagccgcctcctcctcctcctcccactcgcCATGCCAGGCTCTCCGATCCAAACGCCCCCTCCAGAACCCaaaccccaccgccgccgccgcctcctctcggtGCCGgctctcctcgccgtcgccgtcgccgtcctcctcgccaCCTCCCCCAATCctctcccccgcctcctccgctccctcctCGGGCCAaatccctccctcctccgctcGAAAGAGAGAGGTCCCCCGTCCGGCACCTCGCCCGACGCGCGACGCCCACCATGTGTTCTATGGATGGCCCCTTTCGCCTCCGGCGGTGGCTACTGCTCCGAGGCGTGGTCCTACGTCGCCTCGCTTGAGGAACACGCCGCGGACGCTGCCGCCGCGAACTTCACGCTCGCTATCGCCCACCACGGCGACCTGGAGTCGCCGGAGTTCTGGCTCGGCTTGCCCGAGGAGTCCAAGAACATGGCCTACAGGCTCGCCACCGCGCGGTGCGAGCTCTCCCGCGCCGTGGTTGTGTGCCACAGCGAGCCTGGCGCGTGGTACCCGCCGATGTACGAGTCCCTGCCTTGCCCGCCCACCGGCTACGACGAGCCGGCTTTCGTCATTGGACGCACAATGTTTGAGACTGACCGCGTCTCGCCGGAGCACGTCAGGCGGTGCAACCAGATGGACGCCGTCTGGGTGCCGACGGAATTCCATGTGTCGACGTTCGTGAAGAGCGGGGTGGATCCCTCCAAGGTCGTCAAGGTTGTGCAGGCTGTGGATGTAGGATTCTTCGATCCGGCGAAGCACGCCGCCATTCCTTTGCCGATCGGTGTGCCTGTGATGGTGCCTGATGATTCAAGATTGGACCCTGTTAACTCCAAAGGGAAAGGCTTTGTGTTCCTCAGTGTGTTCAAATGGGAGCAGAGGAAGGGGTGGGATGTGCTGCTCAGAGCTTTCTTGCAGGAGTTCTCTGGAGCCGATGATGTTGTGCTTTACCTACTGATCAATGCTTACCACTCTGACACAGACTTCGATAGGAAAATCCGTAGCTTCGTCAAAGATTCCAGCATTGAGAAGCCTATGGATGGATGGGCAGAAGTTCGGCTGATCGATGAGCATATCCCACAGTCTGCTCTTCCAAGGTTGTACAAGGCTGCAGATGCCTTTGTGCTACCATCCCGTGGTGAGGGGTGGGGCAGGCCGGTGGTCGAAGCCATGTCCATGGAACTGCCGGTGATTGTGACGAATTGGTCAGGTCCAACAGAGTACTTGAATGAGGAGAATGGGTACCCATTGGACATTGACAGGCTGACTGAGGTCACAGAAGGGCCATTTAAGGGTCATCTCTGTGCTGAGCCATCTGTCGATCGGCTGAGGACTTTGATGAGACATGTATTCAGTGATCGAGAAGAAGCGAGGAGAAAAGGTAAGAAGGCAAGGGAGGATATGGTTGAGAGGTTTTCACCAGCAATCGTTGCAACGATTGTTGCTGATAAGATACAACAGGCGCTTGCCAGTACTTAGTAGATGGATAACTGAAATGTGATTACAAACTCTAACCAGAAAGTGGATGTATATCATGCACCGCTCATGTACGTATGACAATCTCATTACTCACTGCTTTTTCATAGGAGTTACGTACTTATGTATATCTGTTTCTTGCAATAATGAGATGAGTGGCGACTGTGTTTATTTTTGCCTTTATGCCATCATGAGTTGAAATGTAAAATGTTCTCAAAGCATGTTATGGCTTCACATTGTGATTTGTGAGTGTCTTAATTAATTTAATGCTCTCAAGAAGAACTCAATGTTGGATGAGGCTATTCAGCCCAGCCTTTGCATGATTTTTACTACTTGTCCTTGTAGTTTATGAATCACTTTTAGGTGTATTTCTACAGATTTGTTAGAGAGTCTGTTACATTTTGAATTTCAGCTGGGCCCTCATAAAAGGTTTAGGTATCCTTTTCATAAATATACATGGTACATTGGTTCAGCTGAAATCATCACAGAGTTGAGAGCACAGGGAGTAGTTTTGAACCAGCCAGTTGTATTATCTGGTCGTTGCTTGATCCAGACATTTGAATTATCTGACTATTGCTTGATCCAGCTTGTTAAGTTATATGTTGTTTTCGGTCAGGTCATAGAAAACCATGGAAGACATTGTACTTGATCAACTTTGCACAGCATTTTCCTTATTTATTCTTTCCATAATGCCATGACTAGACAGACTAATTGCTCGAGTATGCCTCTTCTAGTGCACCGTAAGCAAATTAAGCGGTTTAAAGTTCAGTTCAATGTCTGCCTGCAAATACTAATTTGAGTTTCCAgcacaatattatttattcaaGACTAGAAAATTGTATCCAATATATGCATTATATATGAGCCTGAGAACCATATGTCAAATGACCGAGGGGATAGTATATTGGTATTTTCCACACTGGTGACCTTTGCATTGGTATGTCAATATTCTCATTTTCATGCCTAGTGAATGCAGTATGCATGCCTGCTCTTTCATCATATATGTTCATTGTTCAGATGCACAACACTTTCCTCTGGTGTGAAATTGCAAATTCCTATTGTTCTTTtgtttgtaattagttttgagTTTTTTTCTTACTTGTCGGATGAAATATTCAAACATCCATGCGTGAAATATGCATCCTTTGTTTTTACTAAATGCAAATGACTTACATGTATATGCCGAGTTGATCCGATGCCTCTTCTTTGTGTTATTGTCTGGAATAGCTTCAACCTGCACAGTGTTGAAACTGTAGCAGCCATAGGAATCAACACATAAATCAACACATAAACTGTATCCATGTCAGTCTCCTCAGGTGGCTGGAAATTGGCACAACACATTCTTGACCAAAGCAATGTTGAGACAAACGCATGAAGCTATGAGAGTTTTATCATTTGAATCCAAAGATGAAATGCTACGTGATTTATGTTATGTTGAAATTAAGAGAGAAGCTGAAATAGTGAGGAAAGTCACATTAATGCGCCATTTGTAGAATAAATCAATATATCAAAATAAAATATGCCATGTGCAATTACGTCAGCATGTTGTGTGTGATATTTGCTCTCAAAAATTAAAGCCCGATGCAAAATATAATCTCCCACGCTGCTTTATAGCATGCTAGTTTGTAACTTTAGTTATACTGCTCTCTGCTCTCATAGCTTCATCCAATTGCATCGACATTTCTTTGGTTGGGAGTGATATACACTATCTATCTTATAGAAAAAACTAACTTTTAGCTATAAGCTATAAACATAGACACAAGTTAGCTTTTCTTGGTACGGAGAGCCGGAGAGGTACGTTCCAATCTTTAGCCGCTTACAGACGCAATCACATGTCGCGCGTATTTTATTTTGATATATTGATATTATGCAAATGCCCCATAATGTGATTTCCCTCAACTTTCAAGGTATCGCATCAGAAAATAAAGGGATCTATTTTCTACGCTATTacatccgtttctaaatattgcTACATAGGCCCCTTTTTTTCTCCCATAAAAGTTGAATGAAAATTTAGATATTCGTGACATgcttttcaaaccgctaaatggtatatttcgtgtaaaaactttctatatgaaagtcgctctaaaatatcagataaatatatttttcacgtttataataattaaaaatcaattaatcctACGTTAATACCATCTCATTttacgtaaaacacttaatcttcatctttatcaaCATAGGTTTCAAACACCAGCATAGTATAGGATGTGATTTTATTTTAGTATTACGAATCTGAATAAACTCTAAGGCTCCGTTCTATTCTTCAACTCCAAACTTCAATTTCCTCGTTTTCCCtttgcacgcttttcaaactgtcaaatgatgctttttttttataaaatggtTTCTATATAGATGttgtttaaaaaagaaaataaatcaacttttcaaatttataatagctaaaacttaattaatcatgtgctaataaggTTTATCGTTTTGTTAGCAACAAAAATCAATCTCCAAAATGGGAGATCGAAGTATCGAACTGGGCCTAAAAGTAGCTTatatcatgtactccctccgtctcataaaaaactaacatagtactggatgtgacatattctactactatgaatttggacatatttctgtccagattcgttgtattagaatgtgtcacatccaatcatagattcgttttttattgcgacagagggagtaggtaacaatggccttgtttagttccaaactttttcttcaaacttccaacttttccatgacatcaaaacttttctacatacataaacttctaacttttccatcacatcgttccaatttcaaccaaacttccaattttagcgtgaactaaacacacccaatattttgggacgaagtaAGGTGGTATCTATAAGTATAAGtactactccatctgtttcatattaaGTCATTTGACCTTTCCCTTAATCGAACTTTTTTGAATTTGAccaaaaatatagaaaaatatagtagtattttcaataaaaagaaacaaaatataaaatatatttaatattatattaataaaaCTATATTTTATATGTTACAAAATTTTACTCAaacttaataaaaaaattaaacgactTGTAATATGAGTCAGGGTATTACAATAGAATTGGCAAAGTAAacacacaaattttgacaatttgatcttttgcaaaaactaattatacaaataaatcgtggctaaaacttattttaaaaatgacccTTTTATTCATCGCTAAATCCCATAGCGCTGAACTtaagacacctcagcgccacatCAACTGGCGCTAAATGTCGTGTCACCATGGATAAGTCTGAGTCGACGTGCCAACGTGCATTCAGCGCCGTGCTATTTGGTGCTGAGATGTCTAAATTCAGCACCATGAGATTTGACGCTGAACAAAAAGGTCAttttttaattaagttttagtcACGGTTCATTTCatttgtataattagtttttgcaaagaGTCAAATTATCCAAATTTGTGCATTAAACAGTGCTGCCGCCAGCACAGAAGATCCCGCGAGCCAAGACCGTGCAACGGCTCGTGATCAGCATCGCGCCACGTGTCCGTCCCACCTCTTCTCGCTCTCCTTTCGCTATTAACCTTCtcgacgccgacaggtgggtcccaccaatGCCTCCACCACTCCTCCTGCGCCTCCGCTCACccgcgccacccgccgccgtcgccgccgggtccctctcccggcggcggcggcggcgcagggccgGCCTCGCGCCGGTGCGAGCGTCGTGGCAGGAGCTTGCGGGGGTGCTGGTGTTCTCCGCCGTGCCCTTCACGGCCGTCAAGGCCCTCGCCAACAGCCCCCTCggcgcccgcctccgccgccgcctcgacgaccggaaggccgccgccgccgccgaggccgacgccctccgctccgccgcgcgccaAGCCCGCACCGCCAGGTAGTACAACTACACTCGCAGAGATTACCGGCCTTGCATCAGCTAGCTATAAGCTCAAGCTGCTAAACATTTCGATTGCTTTTGAAGCTCGTGGTATGGGGATGAACGGCCGCGGTGGCTAGGCCCCGTGCCGTACGAGTACCCGGC is from Oryza sativa Japonica Group chromosome 9, ASM3414082v1 and encodes:
- the LOC4346648 gene encoding uncharacterized protein; the protein is MARMQNLTKPNFGSSLIGWHSTVRAGSRHLPICLAADERSELAAGDPGQPSRLLLLLPLAMPGSPIQTPPPEPKPHRRRRLLSVPALLAVAVAVLLATSPNPLPRLLRSLLGPNPSLLRSKERGPPSGTSPDARRPPCVLWMAPFASGGGYCSEAWSYVASLEEHAADAAAANFTLAIAHHGDLESPEFWLGLPEESKNMAYRLATARCELSRAVVVCHSEPGAWYPPMYESLPCPPTGYDEPAFVIGRTMFETDRVSPEHVRRCNQMDAVWVPTEFHVSTFVKSGVDPSKVVKVVQAVDVGFFDPAKHAAIPLPIGVPVMVPDDSRLDPVNSKGKGFVFLSVFKWEQRKGWDVLLRAFLQEFSGADDVVLYLLINAYHSDTDFDRKIRSFVKDSSIEKPMDGWAEVRLIDEHIPQSALPRLYKAADAFVLPSRGEGWGRPVVEAMSMELPVIVTNWSGPTEYLNEENGYPLDIDRLTEVTEGPFKGHLCAEPSVDRLRTLMRHVFSDREEARRKGKKAREDMVERFSPAIVATIVADKIQQALAST